In the Alteromonas sp. M12 genome, one interval contains:
- a CDS encoding flavodoxin domain-containing protein, whose protein sequence is MNETVRISLAFFLTLAWLFWCIGLYVRNKRTQPKINLAASTLIAYASQSGSAAALATKKAQQLGTQEAVNLLPLDQVNKQTLQATKQAHFVVSTYGNGEPPDNGQRFYQDILSKKSAIDLSHLQYSVTALGDSTYEHFCAFGHNLHSGLANLGAKSKAEVIELDSQNMPLTETEQAADRFCDWQLIDRQCLNPKSDNPPLYLLTFSVKSELPSWQAGDVISIQPRNDAKNIENWLNKHQLDGRMLVTKDGLSQPLKQHLSTVVLPKRFTSKHTPPAIWLSSLVPLPNREYSVASAHHENVLKLIVRLQTSPDGKPGIGSGWLTQFSKIGDISKGTIRANSRCHIKSAIRPLILIGAGSGLAGLRAQLAQRAIERKTGPVWLIYGERDPQNDNMLKGELESWQQSGLITDLHFAYSRAPQEPAYVQDIIHINSEKLKTMVHKGADIYVCGNKAGMGDGVHQVLTEYLGQENTSALLANGRYRRDLY, encoded by the coding sequence TTGAACGAAACAGTGCGAATTAGTCTGGCGTTTTTTTTAACGTTAGCGTGGTTATTTTGGTGTATCGGGTTGTATGTGCGCAACAAGCGCACGCAACCTAAAATTAATTTAGCCGCTTCAACGTTAATTGCCTATGCCAGTCAAAGTGGTTCGGCTGCAGCATTAGCAACTAAAAAAGCCCAACAACTCGGCACGCAAGAGGCAGTCAATTTACTGCCTCTTGACCAAGTTAACAAACAAACCTTGCAGGCCACTAAACAGGCCCATTTTGTGGTCAGCACCTACGGAAACGGCGAGCCACCAGATAATGGTCAGCGTTTTTATCAAGATATACTATCCAAAAAGTCAGCTATTGATTTGTCACATTTACAATATTCAGTCACTGCTCTAGGCGATAGCACATATGAACACTTTTGTGCATTTGGTCACAATTTGCATAGCGGTTTAGCCAATTTGGGCGCTAAATCTAAAGCTGAAGTGATTGAACTTGATAGTCAAAATATGCCGCTAACTGAAACTGAACAGGCAGCGGATCGTTTCTGCGATTGGCAACTCATCGACCGCCAATGTCTCAATCCTAAAAGTGATAATCCGCCTTTGTATTTACTCACTTTTAGCGTGAAATCTGAACTTCCTAGTTGGCAAGCTGGTGATGTGATTTCTATTCAGCCACGCAATGATGCAAAAAATATTGAGAATTGGTTAAACAAACATCAGCTAGATGGTCGTATGCTGGTAACTAAAGATGGCTTGAGTCAGCCGCTAAAACAACACTTAAGCACTGTTGTATTGCCAAAGCGTTTTACTTCTAAGCATACTCCCCCAGCGATTTGGTTAAGCTCATTAGTCCCTCTGCCAAATAGAGAATACTCAGTCGCTTCTGCACACCATGAAAACGTACTTAAATTAATTGTCAGACTACAGACCTCCCCTGATGGTAAACCTGGAATCGGCTCCGGTTGGCTTACTCAATTCAGTAAAATTGGCGATATTTCCAAAGGAACTATTCGCGCGAATAGTCGCTGTCACATTAAAAGTGCAATACGTCCATTAATCTTGATCGGCGCAGGCAGCGGATTAGCGGGCTTACGTGCGCAACTCGCACAACGAGCGATTGAAAGAAAAACTGGGCCGGTATGGCTGATTTATGGCGAACGCGACCCACAAAACGACAATATGCTCAAGGGTGAATTGGAGAGTTGGCAACAAAGTGGTTTGATTACTGATTTACATTTTGCGTACTCAAGAGCCCCTCAAGAGCCAGCCTACGTGCAAGATATTATTCATATCAATTCAGAAAAACTGAAAACCATGGTGCATAAAGGAGCTGACATATACGTCTGTGGTAATAAAGCTGGAATGGGTGACGGCGTTCATCAAGTGTTAACCGAGTATCTAGGGCAGGAAAATACATCAGCATTGTTAGCAAACGGACGTTATCGACGAGACTTGTATTAA
- a CDS encoding acyl-CoA synthetase, whose translation MTDWLESPLLTLSDVERFETEMPLLDRLAGDSVYDVFVQAAERHANRTALTMLMTGDDDEQPRRVSYAELLELVHQTANLFTSLGGERPGVAFMLPTLIETHAVLWGAETAGYAVPINFLLQPEHIRGLIEASGAKILVTFGPHPQLDIWEKSLELKQQMPDLIVVRVAPPSTPAVDGVIDFYAAIAAQPTDRLTFEKLGSGTDVAAYFHTGGTTGVPKLAAHTHVGQLTAAYGCAALMNLESADVVTGTLPMFHVAGTILIGISTFIAGTEVVIMSPSGLRNPAMVNNFWRICERYGVTVAGGVPTSIGAIIQVPVDGADISSIRSGLTGASSLPVSVREKFESITGIQLKEILGMTEASGLISCNPFKGQGGAGSVGLRLPYTKVTVRRLEDDGSLGAECEVGEIGVLTIAGPTVSPGYRNAEQNEGTIVDGVLNSGDLAYTDAQSRIYIAGRSKDLIIRSGHNIDPLMIENTLQRHPAVAVAAAVGMPDVYAGELPTCYVQLLPNMTATEDELRAFAQTQISERPAWPKHIHIVDSIPVTAVGKIFKPTLRRDAVKRAVESILTQNKLTGDVNVTVGGPRGMRVEVKLFGAQQSDATRLQDLLDAYLFEATVTS comes from the coding sequence ATGACGGATTGGCTTGAGTCACCCCTATTGACATTATCAGACGTGGAAAGATTTGAGACTGAAATGCCGCTTCTAGATCGTCTTGCTGGAGACAGTGTGTACGATGTCTTCGTCCAAGCAGCTGAGCGCCATGCTAATCGAACCGCATTGACGATGCTGATGACCGGAGATGACGACGAACAGCCTCGCCGAGTCAGTTACGCCGAGTTACTGGAACTTGTTCATCAGACGGCTAACCTTTTCACGAGTCTTGGTGGCGAGCGGCCCGGAGTCGCGTTCATGTTGCCGACGCTTATCGAGACCCACGCCGTTCTGTGGGGCGCGGAAACTGCAGGTTACGCGGTTCCGATCAATTTCCTACTTCAACCGGAGCACATCCGCGGTCTGATTGAAGCCTCTGGGGCGAAAATTCTGGTCACGTTCGGGCCACATCCGCAGCTCGATATCTGGGAAAAGTCACTCGAGTTGAAACAACAGATGCCTGATCTGATCGTTGTGCGCGTCGCTCCGCCAAGCACTCCGGCTGTTGATGGCGTGATTGATTTCTACGCCGCGATTGCGGCTCAACCGACCGATAGATTGACTTTCGAAAAACTTGGCAGCGGTACTGACGTTGCTGCGTACTTCCATACTGGAGGCACAACAGGCGTGCCAAAACTTGCTGCCCACACCCACGTGGGCCAGCTCACAGCCGCATATGGCTGTGCCGCATTAATGAACCTCGAGTCTGCTGACGTTGTGACCGGCACGCTTCCAATGTTTCATGTCGCGGGCACGATCCTAATCGGTATCAGCACATTCATCGCTGGAACAGAGGTAGTTATCATGTCGCCATCTGGACTGCGCAATCCTGCGATGGTCAATAATTTTTGGCGGATCTGTGAACGTTATGGTGTCACGGTCGCTGGTGGCGTGCCGACGTCAATCGGTGCGATCATCCAAGTTCCTGTCGATGGGGCAGACATCAGCTCAATACGAAGCGGACTCACCGGAGCCTCATCGCTTCCTGTTTCTGTGCGCGAAAAGTTTGAGTCGATCACCGGCATACAACTCAAGGAGATCCTAGGCATGACCGAGGCATCAGGTCTCATCTCTTGCAATCCGTTCAAGGGCCAAGGCGGTGCCGGTTCGGTGGGATTGCGTCTGCCGTACACTAAAGTAACCGTTCGCCGCCTCGAAGACGATGGTTCACTTGGTGCGGAATGCGAAGTCGGTGAAATCGGCGTGCTGACCATTGCTGGGCCAACGGTCTCACCGGGCTACCGGAACGCCGAACAAAACGAAGGGACCATAGTCGACGGTGTACTCAACAGTGGTGACCTCGCCTACACTGACGCTCAAAGCAGGATTTACATTGCGGGACGGTCGAAGGATCTGATTATTCGCAGTGGACACAACATCGATCCGCTGATGATCGAAAATACCCTTCAGCGCCACCCAGCGGTGGCGGTCGCGGCAGCAGTGGGGATGCCAGACGTATACGCCGGCGAACTGCCGACCTGTTACGTGCAACTTCTCCCGAACATGACTGCCACCGAAGACGAACTCAGAGCGTTTGCCCAAACCCAGATCAGCGAACGGCCCGCATGGCCCAAACATATTCATATTGTTGACTCAATCCCAGTCACGGCGGTTGGAAAGATCTTTAAACCAACGCTTCGTCGCGACGCGGTCAAGCGCGCCGTCGAATCTATCCTCACCCAGAATAAACTCACTGGTGACGTCAATGTTACCGTCGGTGGTCCACGAGGAATGCGAGTCGAGGTTAAACTGTTTGGCGCTCAGCAAAGCGACGCTACACGACTTCAGGATCTGTTGGATGCCTATTTGTTTGAAGCGACGGTTACCAGCTAG